Proteins from a genomic interval of [Chlorobium] sp. 445:
- the rfbD gene encoding dTDP-4-dehydrorhamnose reductase, translating to MYKRVLITGANGLVGQKLVEVFSQDRNFDLLACARQPTAYNTSASFGYLSLDLTHRGAVKDLIWNFSPNYIINAAAFTDVDGCEREKELSWKANVTAVENLIAAARLVESRVVQISTDYIFDGKNGPYDETALPNPLNYYGREKLAAENALRTSGDNWLIVRTNVVYGIAPKVKKNFAIWLAQELKHNRRINIVDDQYGNPTLADDLARGIYELVRRDKRGVYHIAGADFMSRYTFAKKLAEIFGYDTSLIVPIKTADLNQLAVRPLQSGLITLKAQSELGINFLTVEESLKIFKHQFLESMAA from the coding sequence ATGTATAAGCGCGTTCTCATTACTGGCGCAAATGGCTTGGTCGGTCAAAAACTCGTCGAAGTTTTCTCTCAGGACCGCAATTTTGATTTGCTTGCCTGCGCCCGTCAGCCTACAGCTTACAACACTTCTGCAAGTTTCGGCTATCTCTCGCTTGATTTGACGCATCGTGGCGCTGTCAAAGACCTGATATGGAATTTTTCACCGAATTACATTATCAATGCTGCAGCTTTCACTGATGTCGATGGTTGTGAGCGCGAAAAAGAACTCTCATGGAAAGCTAATGTCACTGCCGTAGAAAATCTGATTGCTGCCGCTCGGCTTGTTGAATCGCGTGTCGTGCAAATTTCTACCGATTACATCTTCGACGGCAAAAATGGACCTTACGACGAAACTGCGCTTCCCAATCCGCTCAATTATTATGGACGCGAAAAATTAGCGGCAGAAAACGCCTTGCGCACATCAGGCGACAACTGGCTCATCGTACGTACCAATGTTGTCTATGGCATTGCACCAAAGGTCAAGAAAAATTTTGCCATCTGGCTTGCACAAGAGTTAAAGCACAATCGGCGCATCAATATCGTCGATGATCAGTATGGCAATCCAACATTAGCCGACGACTTAGCACGTGGGATTTATGAACTGGTGCGCCGTGACAAACGTGGTGTCTATCACATCGCTGGCGCAGATTTCATGTCGCGCTACACTTTTGCAAAGAAACTTGCAGAGATATTTGGCTACGATACTTCACTTATCGTGCCTATCAAAACCGCTGACCTCAACCAGCTTGCTGTGCGTCCCTTGCAATCTGGCTTGATTACGCTCAAAGCGCAGTCTGAACTGGGGATTAATTTCCTGACAGTCGAAGAAAGCCTCAAAATCTTCAAGCATCAATTTCTGGAAAGCATGGCGGCATGA
- a CDS encoding dicarboxylate/amino acid:cation symporter → MSASLHQGARKGLALHTQIFIGLSAGLVAGLLVNIFFPNDETVKWIAKEVAYPIGQIFLRLIFMIIVPLIFSALVLGVADLGDVKKIGRVGIKTLLFTVVITALGVVVGILLVNLFQPGVGLSEESRNLLMSTLSNNQTVSGILTSASESKTFTQTLLDFIPRNPFVEVTFFLDPNYRGGGLIAIMFFALIFGIAMTLCDPARMEPLLKVLQAINDVVMKIIDLAMRLAPFGVAALIFTATSQLGFQIIALLAKYVFVVIFALAFHQFVTYGIIIKLGAKRNPIEFFKGIVEVMLTAFSTSSSNATLPTSMRVSVENLGINRDISNFVLTIGSTANQNGTALYEGITVLFLAQFYGIDLSLGQQVLVVMLAILAGVGTAGVPGGSLPLVVLVLQQIGVPVEGIGVILGVDRILDMSRTVVNVTGDITLAAWVETAEPVPHSNSPIDGFATALEAEKVES, encoded by the coding sequence ATGTCGGCATCACTGCATCAAGGAGCGCGTAAAGGACTTGCGCTGCATACACAAATTTTCATTGGCTTATCAGCAGGGTTAGTGGCTGGTCTACTTGTCAATATCTTCTTTCCAAACGATGAGACCGTCAAGTGGATTGCAAAAGAAGTTGCCTATCCTATTGGTCAGATTTTTTTGCGTCTCATTTTTATGATTATTGTACCGCTGATTTTTTCTGCACTGGTGCTTGGGGTTGCAGATTTAGGTGATGTCAAAAAAATCGGTCGTGTCGGCATCAAGACCTTGCTTTTTACGGTAGTGATTACAGCGCTAGGTGTTGTCGTTGGCATTCTCTTGGTTAATCTCTTCCAGCCGGGCGTGGGGCTTTCAGAAGAAAGTCGCAATTTGCTGATGAGCACGCTCTCAAATAATCAAACCGTGAGCGGGATTTTGACCAGTGCCAGCGAAAGCAAAACCTTCACGCAAACGCTGCTGGATTTCATTCCACGCAATCCTTTTGTAGAAGTCACTTTTTTTCTTGACCCGAATTATCGTGGCGGTGGACTCATTGCGATCATGTTCTTTGCGTTGATTTTCGGTATTGCTATGACACTCTGCGACCCTGCTAGAATGGAGCCACTTTTGAAGGTCTTGCAAGCTATCAACGACGTGGTGATGAAAATTATTGACCTTGCCATGCGGCTTGCACCTTTTGGTGTTGCAGCGCTCATCTTTACCGCCACGTCGCAACTTGGCTTTCAAATTATTGCGCTCCTTGCCAAATATGTGTTCGTGGTCATCTTTGCACTTGCCTTTCATCAGTTCGTTACCTATGGCATCATCATCAAACTTGGTGCAAAGCGCAATCCAATTGAATTTTTCAAAGGTATTGTGGAAGTCATGCTGACCGCGTTCTCGACCAGTTCTTCAAATGCTACACTGCCCACCTCGATGCGCGTCTCGGTAGAAAATCTGGGCATCAACCGCGATATTTCAAACTTTGTGCTCACTATCGGTTCGACAGCAAACCAAAATGGCACCGCACTCTACGAAGGCATCACGGTGCTTTTCCTTGCGCAGTTCTATGGCATTGATTTAAGTCTGGGTCAGCAAGTTTTAGTCGTGATGCTTGCCATTTTAGCCGGCGTTGGGACTGCCGGTGTGCCCGGTGGCTCGCTGCCACTGGTGGTACTGGTCTTGCAGCAAATTGGTGTGCCTGTTGAAGGCATCGGTGTGATTTTAGGCGTAGATAGAATCTTGGACATGAGCCGCACGGTGGTTAATGTCACAGGCGATATCACGCTTGCGGCGTGGGTAGAAACCGCAGAACCCGTGCCGCATAGCAATTCGCCCATCGACGGTTTTGCAACAGCGCTGGAAGCCGAAAAAGTAGAAAGCTAA
- a CDS encoding peptide ABC transporter ATP-binding protein — protein sequence MPKLLEVESLRTYFQTDDGLAKAVDDVSYSVDKNETLGLVGESGCGKSVSALSIMRLVPTPPGVIAGGEIRFNGKNLLALSDEEMRKIRGNRLSMIFQEPMTSLNPVFTCGEQIAEVVQLHQKLSAKDARDKAIEMLKRVGIPAPEQRAREYPHQLSGGMRQRVMIAIALSCNPELLIADEPTTALDVTVQAQILELIADLQDKLAMGVIMITHDLGVIAEVSDKVAVMYASKIVEYGSVEHIFENPLHPYTQGLFKSIPRLGARQERLHVIEGTVPPATDFPKGCHFWMRCPFATEECRNEKPSLVEYEPAHFAACWHTQRLTA from the coding sequence ATGCCTAAACTTCTTGAGGTAGAATCGCTTCGCACATACTTTCAGACGGATGACGGGCTGGCAAAAGCTGTCGATGATGTAAGTTACAGTGTCGATAAAAACGAGACACTGGGCTTAGTGGGTGAGTCGGGCTGCGGCAAATCGGTTAGCGCACTCTCGATTATGCGACTTGTGCCCACACCGCCGGGCGTGATAGCAGGCGGTGAGATTCGCTTCAATGGCAAAAATTTATTAGCACTCTCGGACGAAGAGATGCGCAAGATACGCGGCAATCGTCTCTCTATGATCTTTCAAGAGCCGATGACATCGCTCAATCCTGTCTTTACATGTGGCGAGCAGATTGCTGAAGTCGTGCAATTGCACCAAAAGCTTTCTGCAAAAGATGCACGCGACAAAGCCATAGAGATGCTGAAACGTGTGGGTATTCCTGCGCCTGAACAACGCGCGCGTGAATATCCGCACCAACTCTCGGGCGGCATGCGCCAGCGTGTCATGATTGCAATTGCGCTCTCGTGCAACCCAGAATTGCTCATCGCAGATGAACCGACTACTGCACTCGATGTAACTGTTCAAGCACAAATCTTGGAACTCATTGCAGACCTGCAAGATAAGCTGGCAATGGGCGTCATTATGATCACGCACGACTTAGGAGTGATTGCAGAAGTCAGTGATAAAGTGGCAGTGATGTATGCCTCAAAAATTGTGGAGTATGGCTCGGTAGAGCACATTTTTGAAAATCCGCTGCATCCTTACACACAAGGCTTGTTCAAGTCAATTCCGCGTTTAGGCGCGCGCCAAGAGCGACTGCATGTGATTGAAGGCACCGTGCCGCCCGCAACAGATTTTCCAAAAGGCTGTCACTTCTGGATGCGCTGTCCGTTTGCTACAGAGGAGTGTCGCAACGAAAAGCCCTCGCTGGTCGAATATGAGCCCGCACACTTTGCTGCCTGCTGGCATACACAGCGCTTAACTGCCTGA